A genome region from Natranaeroarchaeum sulfidigenes includes the following:
- the sdhC gene encoding succinate dehydrogenase, cytochrome b556 subunit has protein sequence MSQSYNRGLVEDFGRWREFSAGMWAWIFHKFTGWVLIGYLFTHIAVLSTAIEGEATYNATIQGLEGLLMIRILEVGLLAVAVFHILNGIRLLLVDLGIGLESQDKSFYASLFVTALIVVASVPTFLGGGL, from the coding sequence ATGAGTCAGTCTTACAATCGCGGGCTCGTCGAGGACTTCGGGCGGTGGCGGGAGTTCTCGGCCGGAATGTGGGCCTGGATTTTCCACAAATTTACCGGATGGGTACTGATCGGGTACCTGTTCACCCACATCGCGGTCCTGAGCACGGCAATCGAAGGTGAAGCGACGTATAATGCGACAATTCAGGGGCTAGAGGGGCTGTTGATGATCCGAATCCTCGAGGTCGGGCTGCTCGCCGTCGCGGTCTTTCACATCCTCAACGGCATCCGACTGCTGCTCGTCGACCTCGGCATCGGACTGGAGTCACAGGACAAGAGCTTCTATGCGTCCCTGTTCGTGACGGCACTGATCGTCGTCGCGAGCGTTCCGACGTTCCTCGGAGGTGGACTCTGA
- a CDS encoding succinate dehydrogenase hydrophobic membrane anchor subunit, whose protein sequence is MAERYSSFAPGGTSWLLQRVTAVFLIGVLSFHFFQLHFVTHAYEIEFAGTQARMQNPAYYTTMVLFLIAGAFHGINGVYNALVNQGIEGTKRTALKWGLTLAGIVLVVQGIRVANAMAGVSIV, encoded by the coding sequence ATGGCGGAGCGATACTCCTCGTTCGCCCCCGGAGGGACATCCTGGCTCCTGCAGCGAGTTACGGCCGTGTTCCTGATCGGCGTGCTCTCTTTCCACTTCTTCCAACTACACTTCGTAACACACGCGTACGAAATCGAATTTGCGGGAACACAGGCACGGATGCAGAATCCGGCGTACTACACGACAATGGTGTTGTTCCTGATCGCTGGGGCGTTCCACGGGATCAACGGCGTCTACAACGCACTGGTCAATCAGGGTATCGAGGGGACGAAGCGAACGGCCCTCAAGTGGGGGCTGACTCTCGCAGGTATCGTACTGGTCGTGCAGGGAATCCGCGTTGCAAACGCAAT